In one Terriglobia bacterium genomic region, the following are encoded:
- a CDS encoding amino acid ABC transporter substrate-binding protein, producing MKKSGDFRACIGRVLLFALLASSLGALAAAAQDAITIGVVMPITGAEAKPGQYQKEGIELAIKQINDKGGIFVKDKGKKLLIKEVFYDDGTDQAKSSSLAERAMTSDNVTAVIGGYSTPLGEAESVMPDRYKTPWLTAGAAATSIFSRGYKYTFGVLSPIKLLGSTTAEFLGSLVDQGKLKKGLKIAMVVENTDHGKDYVDGILEWTKAHPGYFDVVLNEKFEYKATDFTAVLQKIKTAKGDIFLSDAHLPDYITMQRQYLQAGLHHQVISYGARGPEADARKALGAGTDYILAALWWSDKLPYAQAAKFAADYKAMYNRPVDSWYAATAYDAMRILAQAIEQAGTLDKTKIRDKLATTELKGSLLPGQVLKFGPNGQAGYPFLVTQNKPGDKVDIVYPKDAATGPAVAPMP from the coding sequence ATGAAGAAGTCAGGCGATTTTCGCGCGTGTATTGGTCGCGTACTGCTATTTGCATTGCTGGCAAGCAGCTTGGGTGCTCTGGCTGCAGCGGCCCAGGATGCCATCACCATTGGCGTCGTCATGCCCATCACCGGTGCGGAAGCCAAACCCGGGCAGTACCAGAAGGAAGGCATCGAGCTCGCCATCAAGCAGATCAACGACAAGGGCGGCATTTTCGTCAAAGACAAAGGCAAGAAACTGCTGATCAAAGAGGTCTTCTATGACGACGGCACCGATCAGGCCAAGTCCTCGTCGCTGGCTGAGCGCGCCATGACCTCAGACAACGTCACCGCCGTGATCGGCGGCTACTCCACGCCGCTGGGTGAAGCCGAATCCGTGATGCCGGACCGCTACAAGACACCTTGGCTTACAGCCGGCGCCGCCGCCACCAGCATTTTCAGCCGCGGCTACAAGTACACCTTTGGCGTGCTCAGCCCGATCAAGCTCCTGGGCTCCACGACTGCCGAGTTCCTGGGCAGCTTGGTAGACCAGGGCAAGCTCAAGAAAGGGCTCAAGATCGCCATGGTGGTGGAGAACACCGACCACGGCAAAGACTATGTAGACGGCATTCTGGAATGGACCAAAGCGCATCCGGGATATTTCGATGTGGTCTTGAACGAAAAGTTCGAGTACAAGGCCACAGACTTTACCGCCGTTCTGCAGAAAATCAAGACTGCCAAGGGTGACATTTTCCTTTCTGACGCGCACCTTCCCGACTACATCACCATGCAGCGCCAGTATCTGCAGGCGGGGCTGCACCACCAGGTGATCAGCTATGGCGCGCGCGGTCCGGAAGCGGACGCACGCAAAGCCCTGGGCGCGGGCACGGACTACATCCTGGCCGCGCTCTGGTGGTCAGACAAACTACCGTACGCGCAAGCAGCGAAGTTCGCGGCCGACTACAAGGCGATGTACAACCGTCCGGTGGACTCTTGGTACGCCGCTACGGCGTACGATGCCATGCGCATCCTGGCCCAGGCCATTGAGCAGGCCGGCACCCTGGACAAAACGAAAATCCGCGACAAGCTGGCCACCACGGAGCTGAAAGGTTCGCTATTGCCTGGACAGGTGCTGAAATTTGGCCCGAACGGCCAGGCGGGATATCCGTTTTTGGTCACCCAGAACAAGCCTGGGGACAAAGTGGACATCGTTTATCCCAAGGATGCCGCCACCGGCCCGGCCGT
- a CDS encoding MHS family MFS transporter: MSSVPMQVTSSDQISTGRIWLVILASAVGTMIEWYDFYIFGSLAAILSLKFYPVGNDTFAYIAYLATFAVGFVVRPFGALFFGRIGDLVGRKYAFLVTLSIMGGATILIGLLPTYATAGWFSPIALILIRVLQGLALGGEYGGAAVYVAEHVPDNRRGFYTSFIQITATLGLFVSILVILGTQSYMSKEDFSRYGWRIPFLISAFLLAISIYIRLKMEESPIFATIKSAGMSSMQPLKDAFTNWPNLKQVAISLFGATAGQGVVWYTGQFFALFYMQTVLKINPKTANYIIVWALLFGMPLFTVFGVLSDKIGRKWIMMLGCLFAVISYLPIYHAMHDAAGNNVTTFTSSKAKATGATVLTAMTVDATGKPVPAKEAANPDTKKLIFLVWLQMIWVCMVYGPIAAYLVEAFPAKIRYTSLSLPYHIGNGVFGGMLPLIGIWVSASTGHIYAGLWYPMIVAGITFVVGSILLRDTRNVKIWQEAAAAGK, from the coding sequence ATGTCGAGTGTTCCCATGCAGGTGACATCGTCAGACCAGATATCCACGGGGAGAATCTGGCTGGTGATTTTGGCTTCCGCGGTCGGAACGATGATCGAGTGGTACGACTTTTACATCTTCGGCAGCCTTGCGGCTATTCTGTCGCTCAAGTTCTATCCCGTCGGCAACGACACATTCGCGTATATCGCATATTTGGCGACGTTCGCGGTAGGCTTTGTCGTGCGCCCATTCGGGGCGCTGTTTTTCGGCCGCATCGGCGACCTGGTGGGCCGCAAGTACGCTTTTCTGGTGACATTGAGCATCATGGGCGGCGCTACGATCTTGATCGGTCTCCTGCCCACCTATGCCACAGCCGGCTGGTTCTCGCCGATCGCCCTCATTCTCATCCGCGTTCTGCAAGGATTGGCGCTGGGCGGCGAGTATGGCGGCGCGGCGGTGTACGTTGCCGAGCACGTGCCGGACAACCGGCGCGGCTTCTACACCAGCTTCATCCAGATCACGGCGACTCTGGGTTTATTTGTTTCCATTTTGGTCATTTTGGGGACGCAATCGTACATGAGCAAGGAAGATTTCAGCCGGTACGGCTGGCGTATTCCTTTCCTGATCTCGGCCTTCTTGCTGGCCATTTCCATTTACATCCGCCTGAAGATGGAAGAATCGCCGATTTTCGCCACCATCAAAAGCGCTGGCATGAGTTCGATGCAGCCTTTGAAGGATGCGTTCACCAACTGGCCGAACCTGAAGCAAGTGGCCATTTCGCTGTTCGGCGCCACCGCCGGCCAGGGCGTGGTCTGGTATACAGGACAGTTCTTTGCGCTGTTCTACATGCAGACCGTGCTGAAGATCAATCCCAAGACGGCCAACTACATCATCGTATGGGCGCTGTTGTTTGGTATGCCGCTGTTTACGGTGTTTGGCGTGCTTTCAGACAAGATCGGACGCAAGTGGATCATGATGCTCGGCTGCTTGTTCGCCGTGATCTCATATCTTCCGATTTATCACGCCATGCATGATGCGGCGGGCAACAACGTGACCACCTTCACGTCATCCAAGGCCAAGGCAACCGGTGCGACGGTGTTGACGGCGATGACTGTTGATGCGACAGGAAAGCCTGTCCCCGCCAAAGAAGCGGCCAATCCAGACACCAAGAAATTGATCTTCCTGGTCTGGTTGCAAATGATTTGGGTGTGCATGGTGTACGGTCCGATTGCCGCATACCTGGTGGAGGCATTCCCGGCCAAGATCAGGTACACGTCATTGTCACTGCCGTATCACATCGGCAACGGCGTGTTCGGAGGCATGCTCCCGTTGATCGGGATCTGGGTAAGCGCCTCCACCGGCCATATCTACGCCGGCTTGTGGTATCCCATGATCGTGGCCGGCATCACGTTCGTGGTGGGCTCGATCCTGTTGCGTGACACCAGAAATGTCAAGATCTGGCAGGAGGCCGCTGCGGCAGGAAAGTGA